The Brevundimonas vesicularis genome includes the window GGGCATCCGCGAGTTCGGCATGGCCGCGGCCATGAACGGCCTGGCCCTGCACGGCGGGGTCATTCCCTACGGCGGCACCTTCATGGTGTTTTCGGACTACAGCCGCCCGGCCATCCGCCTGGGGGCCTTGATGGGCGTGCGCGCCATCCACGTCCTGACGCACGACTCGATCGGGCTGGGCGAAGACGGCCCGACGCACCAGCCGGTCGAACATCTGGCGGCGCTGCGCGCCATTCCGAACCTGCTGGTCTTCCGCCCCGCCGACACCATCGAGGCCATGGAATGCTGGCAGATCGCCCTGCAGACCAAGACCGCGCCAGCGGCCCTGGCCCTGTCGCGCCAGAAGACACCAGCCGTCCGCACCGTCGCCGCGACGGAAAACCTGTCCGCCAAGGGCGCCTATGAGATCAAGGCCGCCAGTGGCGAGGCCAAGGTGACCCTGTTCGGCACCGGCACGGAACTGGCTCTGGCGCTGAAGGCCGCCGAGACGCTGGAAGCCGAGGGCGTGGCGACCCGCGTCGTCTCGGTCCCCTCGTTCGAACTGTTCGAACAGCAGGACGCCGCCTATCAGGCCTCGGTCATCGGCCGCGGCACGGTCCGCGTCGCCGTGGAAGCCGCGATCAAGCAAGGCTGGGAACGCTTCATCGGCGAAGACGGCGCCTTCATCGGCATGACCGGCTTCGGCGCCTCGGCCCCGGCCGAGGTTCTGTACGAGAAGTTCGGCATCACCTCGGACGCCATCGTCGCGGCGGTCAAGGCGCGCCTGTAACGCCCAAGTCCTCTCCCGTGGCGCGACGCTTCACGGGGGAGGATTTCTTTGAAAGCAGAAGCCATGAGCCGGATCGGCGCGATCACCCTGCTGGTCCACGACTATGACGCGGCCATCGCCTTCTATGTCGGCAAGCTGGGCTTCGCGCTCAGCGAAGACACCGACATGGGCGGCGGCAAACGCTGGGTGCGGGTCACGCCCAAAGGCGGCGAGACCAGCCTGTCGCTGGCGCGCGCCACGACCGACGCGCAGAAGGCTCAGGTCGGCAACCAGGCCGGCGGCCGGGTCTGGCTGTTTCTGGAAACCGACGACCTGATGCGCGACCACGCCGCCTGGCTTGCCGCCGGCGTCCACTTCCGCGAAACCCCGCGACATGAGACCTATGGCAAGGTGGTGGTCTTTGAAGACCTCTACGGCAACGCCTGGGACCTGATCGAACCCGCTACCGGAGCCTGACGCCCATGAAACTCGGCACCCCGCTTTCCGACACCGCCGTGCGCGTCATGCTGCTGGGCTCGGGCGAACTGGGCAAGGAGGTCGCCATCGAGCTTCAGCGGCTTGGCGTCGAGGTCATCGCCGTCGATCGTTATCCCAACGCGCCGGCCATGCAGGTCGCGCACCGCAGTCATGTCATCCCCATGACCGACGCCCAGGTGCTGAACGGCGTCATCCTGGCCGAAGCCCCACACTTCATCGTGCCCGAGATCGAGGCCATCGCTACCGAGGTCCTGGCCGATATCGAGGCCGCCGGCATGGCGACGGTCATCCCGACGGCTCGCGCGGTGCAGCTGACGATGAACCGCGAGGGCATCCGCAAACTGGCCGCCGAAGCGCTGGGCCTGCCCACCAGCCCCTACGCCTTCGCCGGCTCGGCCGAGGAACTGGCCGCCGGCGCCGAGGCCGTCGGCTATCCCAACTTCGTCAAGCCGGTCATGTCGTCGTCGGGCAAGGGCCAGTCCTTCGTCGAAAGCGCCGATGAAGTCGCCGACGCCTGGACCTACGCCCAGGACAGCGGCCGCGTCGCCGGCGCCCGCGTCATCGTCGAGGGCCGGATCGACTTCGACTTCGAGATCACGCTGCTGACCGTCCGCTCGCGCGGCGCCGACGGCACGACCCGCACCGATTTCTGCGCGCCCATCGGCCACCGCCAGGTCAAGGGCGACTACGTCGAAAGCTGGCAGCCGCAGGCCATGACGCCCGCTGCGCTGGCCGCCTCCCAGCACATCGCCGCCAAGGTTACTGCGGCCTTGGGCGGTTACGGCGTCTTCGGCGTCGAACTGTTCGTCAAAGGCGATCAGGTCTGGTTCTCCGAGGTTTCTCCTCGCCCCCACGACACCGGCCTGGTCACCTTGGCCAGCCAGACCATGAGTGAGTTTGCGCTGCACGCCCGCGCCATCCTGGGCCTGCCCGTCGACGTGAGCCAGCGCGAACCCGCCGCCAGCGCCGTCATCTACGGCGGCCTGGACGCGCAAGGGATCGCCTTCGAGGGCGTCGCGGAGGCCCTGTCGGTCCCGACCGCCGATCTGCGTCTGTTCGGAAAGCCCGAAGCCTTCGAGCGCCGCCGCATGGGCGTGGCTGTCGCCCGCGGCGCCGACGTCGAACAGGCCCGCGACCGCGCGCGCGAAGCCGCCGGACGGGTCAAAGTCGTTCGGAACTGACACCGCCGTCTCCTCCCCGCTAGCGGGGAGGGGGACCGCGAAGCGGTGGAGGGGTTCCTGAAGTCCCATTGGCGCTCGTGATCCTGTGGAGAACCCCTCCGTCTCTCCGCTGCGCTTCGAGCCACCTCCCCATGAATGGGGAGGAGACGTATTTCTACGACTTTAGTCGATTGGCCTTGTCCCGCATTGTGGTGCAAACCAAGGGCGAGGGTCGCAGTCAGCCGGCCGGGAGGGATCTGTCGTGGGCAAACTCAGCACACCCATAATCTTCGGCGCCATCGCCATCCTGGGGGCGGTGTCCCTCGGCATCATCGCCCTGCATCAGGGCGAAAGCATCAGCGCGGTCTGGATGGTGGTCGCCGCCGTCTGCACCTATGCGATCGCCTATCGGTTCTACAGCCGCTACCTGGCCAACAAGGTCATGCAGCTGAACCCCGCGCGCCTGACCCCGGCCATGCGGCGCAACGACGGGCTCGACTATGTGCCGACGCCCAAGAACGTCCTGTTCGGCCATCACTTCGCCGCCATCGCCGGCGCAGGCCCGCTGGTCGGGCCGGTGCTGGCCGCCCAGATGGGCTATCTGCCGGGCGTCCTGTGGATTCTGGTCGGCGCCGTGCTGGCCGGCGCGGTGCAGGACATGATGGTCCTGTTCATGTCCACGCGTCGCGACGGCAAGTCGTTGGGCGATATGATCCGCACCGAAATGGGCAACATCCCCGGCATCATCGCCCAAGTCGGCGTTTTGATGATCATGGTCATCATCCTGGCGGTGCTGGCCCTGGTCGTGGTCAAGGCCTTGGCCGAAAGCCCGTGGGGCACCTTCACCGTCGCCGCCACCATCCCCATCGCCATCTTCATGGGCCTGTACACCCGCTTCCTGCGGCCGGGCCGCGTGGGCGAGGTTTCGGTGATCGGCGTCGTCCTGCTGATCCTGGCCATCATCGGCGGCGGCCATATCGCGGCCGATCCGTTCTGGGGTCCGGCCTTCACCCTGACCGGCCCGACTCTGGCGATCCTGATGATGGTCTATGGCTTCATCGCCTCGGTCATTCCGGTGTGGCTGCTCCTGGCGCCGCGCGACTATCTGTCGACCTTCCTGAAGATTGGCGCGATCGTGGCCCTGGCCGTCGGCATCCTGATCGTGCGTCCGCACCTTCAGATGCCGGCCATCACCCCCTTCATCGACGGCACCGGCCCGGTCTTCGCCGGCGCTCTGTTCCCCTTCCTGTTCATCACCATCGCCTGCGGCGCGGTGTCGGGCTTCCACGCTTTGATCTCGTCGGGCACCACGCCCAAGCTGCTGGAGAACGAAGCCCAGATCCCCATGATCGGCTACGGCGCCATGCTGTGCGAAAGCTTCGTCGCCGTCATGGCCCTGATCGCCGCCACGGTTCTGGACCCCGCGGTCTATTTCGCCATGAACAGCCCGGTCGCCGTCATCGGCAAGGATGCGGCCTCCGCCGCCGCCGCCGTGGCCCAGTGGGGCTTCCACATCACGCCCGGAGAGCTGGAACAGCTGGCCCGCGACGTGGGCGAACATTCGATCTTGTCACGCGCAGGCGGCGCCCCGACCCTGGCGGTCGGCATGGCGCACATCCTGTCCGGCGTGATCGGCGGCAAGGCCATGATGGCCTTCTGGTATCACTTCGCCATCCTGTTCGAGGCCCTGTTCATCCTGACCACCGTGGACGCCGGCACCCGCGTCTGCCGCTTCATGATCCAGGATCTGCTGGGCGTCGCCGTCCCCAAGATGCGCGAGACCAAGTCCTGGGGCGCCAATGTCGTCGCCACGGCCCTGACGGTCGGGCTGTGGGGCTATTTCCTCTACACCGGCGTGGTCGATCCGCTGGGCGGCATCAACAGCCTGTGGCCCCTGTTTGGCATCGCCAACCAGATGCTGGCCGCCGTCGCCCTGATCCTGGGCACCGTCGTCCTGTTCAAGATGAAGCGCGAGAAGTTCGCCTGGGTCATGGTCGTTCCCGCGACCTGGCTGCTGATCTGCACCCTGACGGCGGGCTTCCAGAAGCTGTTCCACCCGGACGTCCGCATCGGCTTCCTGTCCCACGCCCGCAAATATCAGGAGGCGCTGGGCGCCGGCGAACTGATCGCCCCGGCCAAGAGCATCGGCGACATGCACCGCATCGTCGTCAACGACTACGTCAACTCGACCCTGACGGCGGGCTTCCTGTTCGTGGTCGTCACCATGGTTGTCTATGGCGTCCTGGCGTGCCGCAAGGCCTATGCGAACAACCGCCCGACGGTCCGCGAGTATCCGGAAAGCCACCAACTGACGGCGGCCGACGAGGCGGCGGATGCGGCCCGTGCCTGACGTTCAGGACGACCTGCTGTGCCTGTGTCGCGACACCGCCCTGCGGTGGGGTCGCGGCGTTCGGCGCACGGCCGGCGCCATGATCGGTCAGCCGGATTATCAGGCCTATGTCGATCACGCGGCGACGACCCATCCCGACCAGCCGCCGCTGGACAAGACCGCCTTCTTCCGCCTGCACGAGCAGCGCCGCTTCGGCGGCGCCGGCGGGTTCAAATGCTGCTGATCTAGAGGCCGCTGGCGGGCGTCGAAGCCCTCGCCCGCTCCTCCGCTCGAAGCGCGGCGATCGCCGCCTCCAGCGTCGGGTCGTCGCCCGCGCGGCGCTGGGCCACGGTGCGGGGCGCGGCGATGTCCGGGGTGACCCCCCGCTTCTCCAGCCGAATCCCGCCCGAGGTCACGAAGTCCGCCCGGCTGAGCGTCAGCCGCCCGCCGTCCGGCAGATTGGTCTCTTGGGCGATCAGCACCGATCCCCCCGTCTTCTCGCCCAACACGATGCCGCGCCGCGCCTCCTGCAGGGCGGCCGGTGTCAGTTCGGCGGCGCTGCGGCTGCCCTGATCCACCAGAACCGCCACATCATTGGCCAGGGGATCGCGCCGATCGCCGCAGTCGCCCGCCGCCCTCAGAACCACGGGCCGACCGCTGCGTCCCGTTCGCGTCGCCCAGACCTGATCGCGCGGCAGGAAACAGGTCAGGACCGATTCCGCCTCCATCAGCCGCCCGCCGGGATTGCCGCGCAGGTCCAGCACCACGTCGATATCCGGCGGCAAGCCTTCCAGTTCGCTGCCCATCCAGGCGCCCAGGCCCTTGTCGAACTGCTCGACGCGCAGCACCAGCACCCCCGGTCGCGACTTGTCGGCGGTGAATGGTTTGATGGCCTCCATCACCCGCGGCGTCAGGGCGATCTCGCGCCTCTGTCCCGCATCGTCGGTCAGCACCAGTTGCACCGGAACCCCGTCATAGCTCTCGACGTCCGGTCCCCAGGGCTTCCCGTCGACCGAGTTTAGGGCCCAGCCCATCTGCACCCCCGCCGCCTCGGCCGGTGAGCCGGGCCGGACACGCTCGACGGTCCAGTCGTCCGGCGTCTCGCCCCGCATCAGGGTCAGGCCCATCACGGCGCGCCGGGCGAACTGCGCCTCCTGACGCCGCACCGCCGCCGGCGGGCTGGCCGCCGCATGACCGTCGTCCAGCAGATCCAGCATCGCATTGATGACGCGGTACAGCCCCCGCTCGTCGCTCGCCGCCAAGGCCTGGGGCCGGAACGTCGCCCGCGCGGCGTTCCAATCCACGCCCTGCAGGGTCGGATCGTAATAGCCCCGCCGCACCTCGCTCCACACCCGGTCGAACACCCGCTGGTTCAACCGCGCGCGGTCACGCGAGGGCGCTGTGGCGACGACCGGATCGACAACCGGCGAATCGACCGGTTGGGCCACGGCCGGAACGCTCAGCGGCAGGCCGAGCAACAGAAGGCTGAAAAGCCGGGCGGAAACGCTCAGACGCATGACCATCATCTGACGCCAGTCGCCCGTCTCGCTCAAGTCACGACTGCGCGCTATTCGGGCACCCGCACCCCGTCCCAGGCGAAGACGCCGCCGCTGTCGGCCGGGCTCAGGTTCGACAGCACGGACAGCAGCCGCTCGGCGGAATAGTCGGCTGTGAACAACTTGCCCTCGGCCACCCCCTTCTGAAACGGCGCGCTCAGGTCCGTCGCCACCGTGCCCGGATGCAGACCGGCGATCACGGCCTGCGGATGGCTGCGCGCCATCTCGACCGACAGATTGCGCAGGATCATGTTTAGCGCCGCCTTGGACGCGCGATAGGCGTGCCAGCCGCCCAGCCGGTTGTCGCCTATCGACCCCACCCGCGCCGACAGGGCCGCGAACACAGCCCGCCGATCGCGCGGCATCAGCGGCAGCAGATGTTTCGCCGCCAGCGCAGGCCCCACCGCATTGACGCGGTAGTCCCGCAACAGGTGTTCCGCATCCAACTGACGAAACGACCGTTCCGGCTGACGCCCGTCGTGCAGCACCCCGGTCGCCACCACGATCACGGTTGGGGCCGGCCCCTGGCCGATCCGTTCGGCGGCCGACGCCAAACTGGCCTCATCCTCCAGATCGGCGGCCAAACCTTGCGCGCCCGCCACATCCGCGCCGGACCGCGACACGGCCCAGACTGTATCGAACGCGCCGTCCGCCGCGATCCGCTCGACCATCGCACGGCCGATGCCGCCCGTCGCCCCGATCACCACCGCCGATCCGTTCATCGCGTCTCCCTTCGTCGTTCGTCCCATGATAGGGGCGCGGCATGAGCATCACCACGGTCGGCCTCGATGCCGACGACACCCTCTGGCACAACGAGACGATCTTCCGCCTGACCCATGCGCGGTTCGTCGATCTTCTGGCCGACCACGGCGACGAGGCGACCATCGAGGCGCGCCTGGCCGAAACCGAGCAACGCAACCTGCGGCTCTATGGCTACGGCATCAAGGGCTTCACCCTGTCGATGATCGAGACGGCGATGGAGCTGACGAACGGCGAGGCTCCGCCCCATGTCGTGCGCGAGATCCTGGCCGCCGGTCGCGAGATGCTGGCCCATCCGGTCGAGACCCTGCCCGGCGTGGATGCGGTCGTCGCCGAACTGTCCGAAAAATACCGCCTGGTCCTGATCACCAAGGGCGACCTTCTGGACCAGGAGCGCAAGCTGGCGGCCTCAGGCCTGGGCGACCTGTTCAGCGCCGTCGAGATCGTCTCCGAAAAGGATCGCGCCACCTACGAGCGGGTCTTCAACCGCCACGGCACCGGCCCCGCCGAGGCCGTCATGGCCGGCAACTCCATGAAGTCCGACGTCCTGCCCGCCATCGCCGCCGGCGCCTTCGGCGTCCACATCCCCTATCACGTCACCTGGGCCCACGAGCTGGCCGACGCCCCGGTGGACGAGCCACGCTACGTCTCCCTCGCCCGCATCGACGAACTCCCCAACTGGATCGCGGCGATCGACCAATGAAATATCGACCAAGATGCGCGCTGGTCGATAATTAATTTCAGTCACCGAAATGCAGACGTGCTTCTTTTACGACAGGTTTTGAAATCCTTTTACCCGAGTGACAGTTTGATGATCGCGGCGCTTGACGCAGCCACCTGTGTCAGCTTTGTGCCCATCACATGGCGGTTTGAACATGTTATAGACTTCACAATGCCGCATCTGCTCAGGGAGAATTTATGCGCCATCTTCTTTTGACATCTACTGTCTTGGCGGGCGTGCTCGTTACGACCAGCGTCGCAGCACAAACGACTGAGCAGGAAACGCTCAACGCAGGACCAGTGTCGGCTCAGGCTCAGCCCGCAGATCAGGTTGCAGAAATCGTCGTTACCGGCTCACGCATCCGGCGCGACCCAGTGAACTCGGCGACCCCGCTCATTCAGGTTTCTGGCGAGCAACTGCTGACCACCGGCCAATCGACTGTCATCGACTATCTCGCTACGATTCCGGCCCTGTCGAACTCACAAGTGCCTTCCGACAGCACGGGCGTCCTCGGTATCGGCGGCCTTTCATTCGCCAACCTGCGCTCGCTCGGCGCCGGTCGTACCCTGACCTTGGTCGATGGCCGTCGCCACGTAGGTTCACAGGGCGGCACACTGTCGGTTGACGTCGACACCATCCCCCGACTGTTGATCCAGAACATCGAAATTATCACGGGTGGCGCATCGTCGGTTTACGGTGCCGACGCCGTCTCGGGCGTTCTGAACTTCGTCCTGCGCAAGGACTTCGAAGGTCTGGAATTGGACGCCAACTATGGCATGATCAACGATAACGGCGAAGCGACCCGCCGTGTTTCGGCCCTGCTGGGCAAGAACTTCTTTGACGATCGCCTGAATGTCTACGGCTTCGGCGAATACGAGAAGCTTGACGAAGTGCAGTCGATGGACATCGACTGGCTTCGTAATGCCCGTGGCCTGGTCGGCATCGACGCCGATCCGACCAACGCTCGTTATGACGGCGACCGCGACAACCAGCTGTTTTACGGTTACCGCACCCTCCAACGCCCGCGTTGGGGCCAGACGACCTTGGCTAACAACCAGCAGGCCAGTTCGCTGAACGATCCGGACGTGCCGTACGCCAACTGCGCTAGCGTCGTCACCGCGATCGGCGGCAGCAGCGCGAACTGCTTCTCGGTCGAACCGGGTCGCACCTGGGTGTTCGATGGCACGACCGCCCGTCTGGCCAACTTCGGCCAACGTATCGGCAACACCGGAATCAACCGTCCGCTGACCATCGGCGGCGACGGCGATCAACCGGCCGAGTTCTCGACCATCACGCGCGTCCCCGCCTCGGAGTCTCAGCGTTATCAGGTCGGCGCGAACTTCAAGGTCACCAACGACATCCTGGCCTTCGTCGAAGCCAAATATGTGACCGAAGACACGCACTTCTCGTCTCAACCAGACTTCTACGACTTCATCCTCGGAGATGACCTGCCGAACAGCTTCTACGGTACCGCGACCACAGCGAACCAGATCGGTTCGAACTACAACTTCTTCAATCGCCAAGGTCTGCGTATCGCCGACAACGCCTACATCCCTGACAATCTGCGTCAGGCGATCTACGCAAACCGTATCACTCTCTACAATCCGCCAACCGCGACCGAGCCGAGCACTGTCGCTGGTACGGCCGCAGCCCCTTATGCGCGTCACACCCTGTTCGGCGAAAACCGCGACCAATACAGCACGCGTGACCTGCTACGCTTCGTGGCCGGCGTTCAAGGCAGCTTGGACTCGGTGTCCTTCGTCAAGAACGTCGATTGGAGCCTGTCCTACACCTATGGTCAGGTCGAGGTTGAAGAGACGGAAACCGGCACAGATGCCCTACGGGTCAACTTGGCGGCCGACGCCGTGCGAGACACGGCTGGCATCCTTGGCACGCCCGGCGCCATTGTGTGCCGTTCGCAACTGCTGAACGCTCAAGGCCTCCCGCTAGACGACTACTTCCTGCCCTTCAATGATCTGCGTGACAGCCAGGTCGGTCGTGACGCGGTCGCCAACTGCCAACCGCTGAACATCTTCGGCGTCGGCAACCAGAGCCAAGCTGCTCGCGACTACATCAATGCGTTCGTCAACTACACCGAGCGTAATGAGCAGGAAGACGCCATCGCATCGGTTTCCGGCCAGCTGTGGGACTTCTGGGGCGCCGGTCCGATCGGTTTGGCGTTGGGTTACGAGCATCGTCGCGAATACACCGAAGCTGTCGGACGTGACGCCTCCACTGCCGGGCGTGCGCTGTTCCTGAACGGTGGTCCGGACTTCCCGGGTGCGGAATATACTAGCGACGAAGGTTTCACGGAACTGTCGCTGCCGCTGTTCCGCGACTCCATTCTAGGCGAGTACGCTGAACTGAGCGGATCGTATCGTTACTTTGACTACAGCACTGCGGGAACAGGTGACGTTTACGGCGTGAACCTGATCTATCGTCCGATCCGCGACATCACATTCAAGACCAGCTTCAATACGTCCTTCCGGGCACCTGACCTCAGCGAAAACTTCTCCCCGCTGGGCGAAACTTTCGCCAACGGCTTTGTTGATCCCTGCGCCACAGCAAATATTGCTTTGCAAACGGCGGAAATTCGCGCCAATCGGATCGCCAACTGTACGGCCCTGGCGCAAGCTAGCGGCCTGACCTTCGACTTTGCCGGAAATACTGCAACCAACACCGATGACTTCAACCCGGTGTACGGCAGCGGCGTATCGGGCGTAACGGGTGGCAACCCCAACCTGACACCCGAAGAGTCGGAATCCTTCACCTTCTCGACCGTATTGCAGCCCCGGTTCATTCCGAACTTCAGCTTGGTGCTCGATTACTATGAAATCGAGATTACGCAGGTGATCGCCTTCGTGTCGGCTCAGACTGCCGCCAACAACTGCGTCAATGGCCCGGGTCTGAATAACTCCGCCTGCGCCACCATCTTCCGTAATAATCCGCAGATTCCGTTCGGCTTGGGCGCTCCGGCGAACGATCCGATTGGCGGTTTCGTCGAAGGCGCGCTGAACTATGCGGCCCTGACCACGCGTGGTCTGGACTTCACCGCACGTTATGGTTTCGACTTCGACGAGATGGTTGGCCGCAACTGGGGTCGCCTGGATTACTCGCTGGCGGGTTCTTGGCTGATCGAGCAGGAAAACTTCCTCGACTCTACTAATGCCGCCAACTACACAAGCGACCGTGGCAATCTGTTCTTCCCGAATGTCCGCTTCACTTCGTCGCTTACCTACACGCCCAATGATACTTGGAGTGTCAACTGGTCGGTGGATTGGCAGTCTGCTCAGAACATCAACCGCAACCGTGACTTGATCTTGAACGCCGACAACCGCGCGCAAGATTTGAACAACACCGGTAACTTCATGCGCAACGATTTCACCGTCCGCTACAATGTCCGTGATAATCTGTCGCTGCGTGCTGGCGTCACGAACGCCTTTGACGCGGAACAGGCGCCGCAGTTGGGTCAAACGCTTTACAGCAACTTCGACCCCTACGGCCGTCGTTTCTTCATCGGGCTTAACTACCGCGCCTGGTAAGACGACAAACTGAATGACGAGAAGGGGCGGCCTATGGCCGCCCTTTTTTTATAAGAGCGCCACCTCCCTTGTCAGGCGGCCCCTCCCTCTCTAAACGGGCCGCTTAACCGACAAGCAGACGTGAGCGTCGCAGGGCCAGGCTCTGCGGGGGGCTTCTCGCGCGCGTAGAGAACGAAGGACGACGCACTCCCTTGGACGCCTCGGACATCCGTCATGACGAACGCGACGCCATGGTGCGCGCGGCGCTGGCCGAACAGGGCGACAGCGGCGTGACGCCGCGCCATACGTTGTTTTACTTCTATGGCGAGGGCGACCACGGCGACCTGAACGAGGTCGCCCGGCGCGCCGGCTTTCTGACACGCGGCGCCGACGACATGACGGTGCTCGAAACGACCATGGCGGTGGACGAGGCGTCTTTCGCGGCGACCTCGGCCATGATGCAGACCTGGGCCGCGGCCTTCCAGCTTGAGTATGACGGCTGGGAATGCGCGGTCGTGACCCACTAGCGTTCAATAAGAAGAAGAGCTGGCGATGCCCAAGCGCACAGACATCAAGTCCATCCTCATCATCGGCGCCGGCCCGATCGTCATCGGCCAGGCGTGCGAGTTCGACTATTCCGGTGTTCAGGCCTGCAAGGCGCTGAAGGCGGAAGGCTACCGGGTCATCCTGGTCAACTCGAACCCCGCCACCATCATGACCGACCCGGAGGTGGCCGACGCCACCTATATCGAGCCGATCACGCCCGAGATGGTCGAGAAGATCATCATCAAGGAAAAGCCCGACGCCCTGCTGCCGACCATGGGCGGCCAGACCGCGCTGAACACCGCCCTGGCCCTGCATGAATCCGGCGCGCTGGCCAAGCACGGCGTCGAGATGATCGGCGCCAAGGCCGAGGTCATCGACAAGGCCGAGGATCGCCAGAAGTTCCGCGACGCGATGGACAAGCTGGGCCTGGAATCGCCCCGCTCCAAGGCCGCCCATTCGATGGAAGAAGCGCTGGAGGGGCTGGAGTTCGTCGGCCTGCCCGCCGTGATCCGCCCGTCCTTCACCCTGGCCGGCACAGGCGGCGGCATCGCCTTCAACCGCGAGGAGTTCGAGGAGATCGTCCTGCGCGGGCTGGACCTGTCGCCGACCACCGAGGTGCTGATCGAGGAATCGGTCCTGGGCTGGAAGGAATATGAGATGGAGGTCGTCCGCGACACCGCGGACAACTGCATCATCATCTGCTCGATCGAGAACGTCGACCCGATGGGGGTCCACACCGGCGATTCCATCACTGTCGCCCCTGCCCTGACGCTGACCGACAAGGAATATCAGCGGATGCGGACGGGCTCGATCAATGTGCTGCGCGAGATCGGCGTCGAGACGGGCGGCTCGAACGTCCAGTGGGCGATCAACCCCGCCGACGGCCGCATGGTCGTGATCGAGATGAACCCGCGCGTGTCGCGCTCGTCGGCCCTTGCGTCCAAGGCCACCGGCTTCCCCATCGCCAAGGTCGCGGCGCGTCTGGCGGTCGGCTACACCCTGGACGAACTGACCAACGACATCACCCAGGTGACGCCGGCCAGCTTCGAGCCGTCGATCGACTATGTTGTCACCAAGATCCCGCGCTTCGCCTTTGAGAAATACCCCGGCTCGGAGCCCCTGCTGGGCACCTCGATGAAGTCGGTGGGCGAGGTGATGGCCATCGGCCGCACCTTCCAGGAATCGATGCAGAAGGCGCTTCGCGGGCTTGAAACCGGCCTGTCGGGCTTCGACGAAATCGAGATCGAAGGGGTGGCCGGCGCCGAAGACGACGCCACGGCCCGCGGCGCCGTCGTCCGCGCCCTGGGCGTTCCGACCCCCGACCGCATCCGCGTCATCGCCCAGGCCTTCCGCCACGGCCTGACGGTCGAGGAGGTCAACGCCGCCTGCGCCTACGAACCCTGGTTCCTGCGCCAGATCGCCGACATCGTGCGCGAGGAAGGCCATGTGCGGGTCAAGGGCCTGCCGACCGACCCGACCGAGTTCCGCCGCCTGAAGTCCAAGGGCTTCTCCGACGCCCGTCTGGCTCAGCTGACCGGCCAGAGCGAAAAATCCGTCCGGACCGCTCGTCGCGGCCTGCACGTGCGCCCGGTGTTCAAGCGGATCGACACCTGCGCCGCCGAGTTCGCCAGCGCCACCGCCTATATGTATTCGACCTATGAGACCGGCGCTCTGGGCCAAATCCCCGAGTGCGAGTCCGAACCGACGAACAAGAAGAAGGCCATCATCCTGGGCGGCGGTCCGAACCGGATCGGCCAAGGGATCGAGTTCGACTACTGCTGCTGCCA containing:
- the carB gene encoding carbamoyl-phosphate synthase large subunit; its protein translation is MPKRTDIKSILIIGAGPIVIGQACEFDYSGVQACKALKAEGYRVILVNSNPATIMTDPEVADATYIEPITPEMVEKIIIKEKPDALLPTMGGQTALNTALALHESGALAKHGVEMIGAKAEVIDKAEDRQKFRDAMDKLGLESPRSKAAHSMEEALEGLEFVGLPAVIRPSFTLAGTGGGIAFNREEFEEIVLRGLDLSPTTEVLIEESVLGWKEYEMEVVRDTADNCIIICSIENVDPMGVHTGDSITVAPALTLTDKEYQRMRTGSINVLREIGVETGGSNVQWAINPADGRMVVIEMNPRVSRSSALASKATGFPIAKVAARLAVGYTLDELTNDITQVTPASFEPSIDYVVTKIPRFAFEKYPGSEPLLGTSMKSVGEVMAIGRTFQESMQKALRGLETGLSGFDEIEIEGVAGAEDDATARGAVVRALGVPTPDRIRVIAQAFRHGLTVEEVNAACAYEPWFLRQIADIVREEGHVRVKGLPTDPTEFRRLKSKGFSDARLAQLTGQSEKSVRTARRGLHVRPVFKRIDTCAAEFASATAYMYSTYETGALGQIPECESEPTNKKKAIILGGGPNRIGQGIEFDYCCCHAAFAFDQIGVESIMVNCNPETVSTDYDTSDRLYFEPLTAEDVLELIEVERSNGDLIGCVVQFGGQTPLKLAHALQEDNIPVLGTSVDSIDLAEDRERFQQMLEGIGLRQPPNGLARSAEEAAQKAEEVGYPVVLRPSYVLGGRGMMIVHDREQLDRYVHEAMRVSGDDPVLIDHYLNRATEVDVDALCDDETVFVAGVLEHIEEAGVHSGDSACSMPPFSLRPEIVDELKRQTTEMAKALKVRGLMNVQFAIEEPHSESPRIFVLEVNPRASRTAPFVAKTIGQPIASIAAKVMAGVPLKSFGLTDQPYDHIAVKEAVFPFARFAGVDTVLGPEMRSTGEVMGLDFKRPGEADMAPAFARAFAKSQIGGGTTLPTSGCAFISVKDEDKPFIVDAAKTLLAEGFSLMATGGTHAYLVEQGLEVKLVKKVLEGRPHIVDAMKNGEVQLVFNTTSGKQSLQDSFSLRRTALMMKMPYYTTTAGALAAAQAIGAIKAGDLDVRAIQDYA